A portion of the Rubeoparvulum massiliense genome contains these proteins:
- the rpmA gene encoding 50S ribosomal protein L27, which produces MLRLDLQFFASKKGVGSTKNGRDSIAKRLGVKRGDGQFVTAGNILVRQRGTKIHPGNNVMRGGDDTLFATVDGVVKFERFGKDRKKVSVYPAAVEA; this is translated from the coding sequence ATGCTACGTTTAGATCTACAGTTTTTCGCTTCGAAAAAAGGGGTAGGTAGTACAAAGAACGGCCGTGACAGTATTGCAAAACGTCTAGGTGTCAAGCGAGGCGATGGTCAATTTGTTACAGCTGGTAACATTTTGGTTCGCCAACGTGGTACTAAAATTCACCCTGGTAACAACGTAATGCGTGGTGGCGATGATACTTTATTTGCTACGGTTGATGGCGTTGTAAAATTTGAACGCTTCGGGAAAGACCGTAAGAAAGTAAGTGTTTATCCAGCTGCTGTTGAAGCGTAA
- a CDS encoding ribosomal-processing cysteine protease Prp, with amino-acid sequence MIRVDVVRDHQQQVRQITMQGHADFSTAGSDIVCAAVSGIVITLINAAELLLQQPYIECEQGESGFLRCTVSSIENKEVEEKLQFLLNAMIIAVQQVEAQYPKHVRVKQTNSNTGGE; translated from the coding sequence ATGATCCGAGTTGATGTGGTGCGCGATCACCAACAACAGGTTCGACAAATAACCATGCAGGGTCATGCGGACTTCAGCACTGCTGGCAGCGACATCGTCTGTGCAGCTGTCTCAGGCATTGTGATTACGCTTATCAATGCAGCAGAACTCTTGTTACAACAGCCATACATCGAGTGTGAACAAGGCGAGAGCGGATTTCTTCGATGTACGGTCTCTTCCATAGAGAACAAAGAGGTAGAAGAAAAGTTACAATTTCTGCTGAATGCAATGATCATTGCTGTACAGCAAGTGGAAGCTCAATACCCAAAGCATGTTCGTGTAAAACAGACCAATTCTAATACAGGAGGTGAGTAA
- the rplU gene encoding 50S ribosomal protein L21, whose amino-acid sequence MYAIIETGGKQYRVQEGDAIYVELLQANVGEKVTFDQVLAVGNGEGLTVGAPTVAGAKVTGKVDKHGKGRKIIVFKYKSKKNYRRKQGHRQPFTKVIIEKIEG is encoded by the coding sequence ATGTACGCAATTATTGAGACTGGTGGTAAACAATACCGCGTTCAAGAAGGCGATGCAATTTACGTAGAATTATTGCAAGCCAACGTTGGTGAGAAGGTAACATTTGATCAAGTACTTGCAGTGGGCAATGGTGAAGGTTTAACTGTTGGAGCGCCAACTGTTGCCGGAGCTAAAGTAACTGGTAAAGTTGACAAACACGGTAAAGGTCGTAAAATCATCGTGTTTAAGTACAAATCAAAGAAAAACTATCGCCGTAAACAAGGTCATCGTCAACCATTCACTAAAGTGATCATCGAAAAGATTGAAGGCTAA
- a CDS encoding Rne/Rng family ribonuclease: MKRLLINASGTKLQAALLDQHKLVELWYERSEDEQIIGNIYLGKVTDVLPGMEAAFVDIGLPKHAYLHVKDAIQGLGTHFQEGPLPTISQLVRQGEEVLVQVKKEGTEYKGPKITTELALPGKAFVYLPQGGYVAISRKIEDGEQRGYYKDLLAKHLTEREGVIVRTAAIQATEAELLDELEQLRTLWKEVQAEGTGKKAPVCLYQDQALIQRILRDLSALDLAEIIVDQRGIWKQIEQTLKLEHVHWQGSLQLYQGVEDLFSTYGVEREISRLLDHLVWLRSGGFLMIDQTEALTVVDVNTGKYTGKSTLEETIYRTNLEAAQEIARQLRLREISGIILIDFIDMQNQQHQTELLQVLERALRQDRTRTEIMGLTRLGLVEMTRKKTIRSMQEEYLQDCSCCKGSGRVLQHHIMVDKLHRQLKEYERGKHCEIISIALHPTLFHHIESQLGWSYWEDHFPMQLFWREDALLPDGTYKILYTGDDEELAKTIR; the protein is encoded by the coding sequence ATGAAGCGATTATTGATTAATGCGAGCGGGACCAAGTTGCAGGCTGCACTGCTGGATCAGCATAAATTGGTTGAACTATGGTATGAACGAAGCGAAGATGAACAGATTATTGGCAACATTTATTTGGGGAAGGTCACCGATGTCCTCCCCGGGATGGAGGCAGCCTTTGTTGATATCGGTCTGCCTAAGCATGCCTATTTACATGTGAAGGATGCCATCCAAGGCTTAGGTACCCATTTTCAGGAAGGACCTCTACCCACCATCTCTCAGCTAGTTCGTCAAGGTGAGGAAGTGCTTGTTCAGGTTAAAAAAGAGGGGACAGAATATAAAGGTCCCAAAATAACGACAGAGCTAGCCCTACCAGGGAAAGCCTTCGTCTATCTACCGCAAGGCGGTTATGTGGCTATCTCCCGTAAAATTGAGGATGGCGAGCAGCGTGGCTATTACAAGGATTTATTGGCGAAACATCTCACAGAACGGGAAGGTGTCATTGTGCGAACAGCGGCTATCCAGGCCACAGAAGCAGAATTACTCGACGAGTTGGAGCAACTCCGGACGCTCTGGAAGGAAGTTCAAGCAGAGGGCACAGGCAAGAAAGCCCCTGTTTGTCTCTATCAGGATCAAGCGCTTATTCAACGGATTTTACGTGATTTATCGGCATTGGACTTGGCAGAGATCATTGTGGATCAACGGGGGATTTGGAAGCAGATTGAACAGACCCTTAAGCTAGAACATGTCCATTGGCAAGGCAGCCTTCAGTTGTATCAAGGCGTAGAGGATCTGTTTAGCACATATGGAGTAGAGCGAGAAATCAGCCGTCTCCTCGATCATCTTGTCTGGTTGAGGTCAGGTGGCTTCTTGATGATTGATCAGACTGAGGCCCTTACCGTGGTGGATGTAAATACTGGTAAGTATACAGGGAAAAGTACGCTGGAGGAGACGATCTATCGCACCAATCTGGAGGCAGCCCAGGAGATTGCACGACAGCTACGACTTCGTGAGATCAGCGGAATCATTCTCATCGACTTTATTGATATGCAGAACCAACAGCATCAAACGGAGCTTCTCCAAGTTTTGGAGCGTGCATTGCGTCAGGATCGCACACGAACAGAGATCATGGGTCTTACGCGCTTAGGCCTGGTGGAGATGACAAGGAAGAAGACGATCCGCTCCATGCAGGAGGAGTATCTACAAGATTGTTCATGCTGTAAGGGAAGCGGGAGAGTTTTGCAGCATCATATTATGGTGGATAAGCTTCATCGTCAATTGAAGGAGTATGAACGAGGCAAGCATTGTGAGATCATTAGCATCGCTCTTCATCCCACGCTTTTTCACCATATCGAATCACAGCTGGGGTGGTCCTATTGGGAAGATCATTTCCCCATGCAGCTATTTTGGCGAGAGGATGCGTTACTTCCAGATGGAACATATAAGATTCTCTATACAGGCGATGATGAGGAACTGGCAAAAACCATCCGTTGA
- a CDS encoding site-2 protease family protein: MPHLNIRIHPLFAVLLVFAVMVDQVVEMVTVFVVVIIHELGHWAVARFFQWKIEAITLLPFGAVMHVEDAEIKPMHEGLLVALAGPLMNGVLAIFAGLMGWLQWWNLEWAQFFMLSNLIIATFNLLPIYPLDGSRIYLCIRSYYFPYWSILKERIIISVILTLSGIALMLFILPPSFGWLLVLGFLLQQNWWKWRQRPYDFLRFLFHRYVANAREYPIRLELLAEDETVWLALQRLCLYRYHLYHMAKHPGEFVTESRFLHGFVIKRQPQRAAIHFFRYNR; the protein is encoded by the coding sequence TTGCCACACCTTAATATACGAATTCATCCCTTATTCGCTGTATTACTCGTATTCGCTGTCATGGTGGATCAAGTTGTGGAGATGGTCACTGTATTCGTGGTTGTCATCATTCATGAATTGGGGCATTGGGCTGTTGCTCGTTTCTTTCAATGGAAGATTGAAGCCATCACCCTACTCCCCTTTGGCGCGGTCATGCATGTAGAGGATGCAGAGATCAAACCGATGCATGAGGGCTTACTTGTAGCACTGGCTGGCCCATTAATGAATGGAGTTCTTGCCATCTTTGCTGGACTCATGGGATGGCTTCAATGGTGGAATCTGGAGTGGGCTCAATTCTTTATGCTAAGTAATCTGATCATTGCCACCTTCAATCTTCTTCCCATCTATCCTCTGGATGGTAGTCGCATCTATCTCTGCATCCGTTCTTACTATTTCCCGTACTGGTCCATCCTTAAAGAACGTATCATAATCAGTGTTATCTTAACCCTTAGCGGCATCGCACTGATGCTTTTCATCCTCCCACCCTCTTTTGGTTGGCTACTGGTTCTCGGTTTCTTACTTCAGCAGAACTGGTGGAAGTGGCGACAGCGTCCCTATGATTTTCTTCGATTTCTCTTTCATCGCTATGTGGCGAATGCTCGAGAATATCCCATTCGTTTAGAGTTGTTGGCAGAGGATGAGACGGTCTGGCTGGCGTTACAGAGGCTCTGCCTCTATCGCTATCACCTCTATCACATGGCCAAGCATCCAGGAGAGTTCGTAACAGAATCCCGCTTTCTTCATGGATTTGTTATAAAACGTCAACCTCAACGTGCAGCCATCCACTTCTTCCGTTACAATAGATGA
- a CDS encoding M23 family metallopeptidase, with translation MRTKWWRWQTAMILFIIALIILNGEGERYGQGKRWIYEALLDSQQFPQLKAWYEAYFAEGALFLPAYTPGSSTPVEYQLPSQTVMKRTRYSVGQGIWIETSQDDYVVAVDTGWVRYAGMMEQLGNTIILQLPGQQQVWYANLGTIYVKENDWIVQGTRLADVYTTNTGRGRYYFAWKKDGVFINPEDVIPFATP, from the coding sequence ATGCGAACGAAATGGTGGCGGTGGCAGACTGCAATGATCCTGTTCATCATTGCCCTCATTATTCTAAATGGGGAAGGGGAGCGCTATGGTCAGGGGAAGCGTTGGATTTATGAAGCCCTGCTCGATTCTCAACAGTTTCCTCAACTTAAAGCCTGGTATGAGGCGTATTTTGCAGAAGGAGCATTATTCTTGCCCGCCTATACACCAGGTTCCTCCACACCGGTGGAATATCAATTACCTTCACAGACGGTAATGAAAAGAACCCGCTACTCTGTAGGACAAGGAATCTGGATTGAGACAAGCCAAGATGATTATGTGGTGGCGGTAGACACAGGCTGGGTACGTTATGCAGGAATGATGGAACAGCTAGGCAATACAATTATTCTCCAATTGCCTGGACAGCAGCAGGTGTGGTATGCCAACTTAGGTACCATCTATGTTAAGGAGAATGATTGGATTGTTCAGGGAACCCGCCTTGCCGATGTCTATACAACCAATACAGGACGAGGACGCTACTATTTCGCTTGGAAAAAGGATGGGGTATTTATCAATCCAGAGGATGTGATTCCCTTTGCCACACCTTAA
- the rodA gene encoding rod shape-determining protein RodA, whose product MNIQRRYLRELDWVLILVLMGLAVFSYLGISGANPKYNEETKQLIWYILGFAVLILLLFIDYHVIVQYSYILYGFGILLLIGLFFFGVVRNNAQSWYDLGFSLFQPSEIMKVFTILAIARYLSRRDEKELPFYHLYELWPLFLLVMIPVGLIVIQPDLGTSLVFAGILVAVLLMVNMPLRPLLTFFGIIIGVIAIFIAIYLFDRDLAMQIFHLKDYQLKRIDYWLHPEYDPTGDGFHLIQSLITVGSGRLTGKGLYMGTQAQNGWIPEGQTDFIFAVIAEEHGFLGASLLVMLYFLLLYRMIRIALMAKDTMGTYIVIGAVGMFVFQIFENIGMTIQLMPITGITLPFLSYGGTSLLTNFIMMSVVLNVGMRKQKLSFFD is encoded by the coding sequence ATGAATATTCAACGAAGGTATTTGCGTGAATTGGATTGGGTTCTTATTTTGGTTCTCATGGGCTTAGCTGTCTTTAGCTATTTAGGAATTTCAGGGGCCAATCCTAAGTATAATGAAGAGACCAAGCAATTGATTTGGTATATCCTTGGCTTTGCAGTACTTATCCTTCTTCTATTTATTGATTACCACGTGATCGTTCAGTACTCCTATATTCTATATGGATTTGGAATTCTCTTACTCATCGGGCTGTTCTTCTTTGGGGTAGTAAGAAATAATGCGCAGAGCTGGTATGACTTAGGCTTCTCGCTCTTTCAACCATCGGAAATCATGAAGGTCTTTACCATTTTAGCCATCGCCCGCTATCTCTCACGTCGTGACGAAAAAGAGCTACCCTTTTATCATCTGTATGAGCTATGGCCCCTATTTTTACTGGTGATGATACCGGTGGGACTTATCGTGATCCAGCCGGACTTAGGGACTTCGCTGGTCTTTGCGGGCATCCTTGTGGCGGTTCTTTTAATGGTCAATATGCCGCTACGTCCTTTGCTTACGTTTTTTGGAATTATTATTGGTGTTATCGCGATTTTTATTGCCATCTATCTATTTGATCGAGATTTGGCAATGCAGATCTTTCACCTTAAGGATTATCAGTTAAAGCGGATTGATTACTGGCTCCATCCTGAGTATGACCCTACAGGTGATGGATTTCATCTGATCCAATCTCTAATCACGGTGGGAAGTGGACGTTTAACAGGGAAGGGCTTATATATGGGGACGCAAGCCCAGAATGGCTGGATCCCTGAAGGGCAGACAGACTTTATCTTTGCGGTGATCGCTGAGGAACATGGGTTTCTTGGTGCCAGCCTTTTAGTAATGCTCTATTTCTTGCTGCTCTATCGGATGATTCGGATCGCCTTGATGGCCAAGGATACCATGGGAACCTACATCGTCATCGGTGCTGTGGGAATGTTCGTTTTCCAGATCTTTGAGAACATCGGGATGACCATTCAACTGATGCCCATCACTGGGATCACCTTACCATTTTTAAGCTATGGCGGTACTTCATTGCTCACTAATTTTATTATGATGAGTGTTGTTCTTAATGTAGGAATGAGAAAACAGAAGCTTTCATTCTTTGATTAG
- the minD gene encoding septum site-determining protein MinD, translating to MGEAIVITSGKGGVGKTTTTANIGTALALAGKKVCLVDTDIGLRNLDVVLGLENRIIYDLIDVIQGECRLKQAMVTDKRFEGLSMIAAAQTKDKDAVKPEEMKKIVQELKEDFDYILIDCPAGIEQGFRNAIAGADHAVIVTTPDVSAVRDADRVIGLLEASHITDPKLVVNRIRPKMVKHGEMLNVDEIVQVLAIDLLGIVPDDDNVIRAHNHGEPIVLNPKTKTAIAYRNIARRILGDQVPLMSLEEEEGALARFKKWFGMKA from the coding sequence ATGGGGGAAGCAATTGTAATTACTTCAGGTAAAGGTGGCGTGGGAAAGACAACCACCACCGCCAATATTGGAACTGCACTGGCATTAGCCGGTAAGAAGGTCTGCCTTGTTGATACAGATATTGGATTACGTAATCTTGATGTGGTGCTTGGCTTGGAGAACCGTATCATCTATGATTTAATCGATGTGATTCAAGGTGAATGCCGACTAAAGCAAGCAATGGTTACCGATAAGCGGTTTGAAGGTCTGTCCATGATCGCAGCAGCACAGACGAAGGATAAGGATGCGGTTAAACCAGAAGAGATGAAGAAGATTGTTCAAGAACTCAAAGAGGACTTTGACTATATTTTGATCGATTGCCCTGCAGGGATTGAACAAGGCTTCCGTAATGCCATCGCTGGAGCAGATCATGCTGTTATTGTAACCACACCGGATGTGTCGGCTGTTCGAGATGCAGATCGCGTCATCGGTCTGCTTGAAGCAAGTCACATTACGGACCCTAAATTGGTGGTCAATCGGATTCGTCCCAAGATGGTTAAGCATGGTGAAATGCTGAATGTTGATGAAATTGTCCAAGTTTTGGCCATTGATTTATTGGGGATTGTGCCTGATGATGATAATGTGATTCGCGCCCATAATCATGGAGAGCCCATCGTCCTCAATCCCAAGACGAAGACAGCCATCGCTTATCGTAATATCGCTCGGCGAATTTTAGGGGATCAAGTTCCTCTCATGAGTTTAGAGGAAGAGGAAGGGGCATTAGCACGATTTAAAAAATGGTTTGGTATGAAGGCATAG
- a CDS encoding septum site-determining protein MinC has product MKQTIHHVVIKGTRDGLVFFLDDQCGYAELIQELEMKLDLDHQQFFQGPLTHVILDVGYRYITPEQELQLEQLLHQHGALFLRQIRSKVVCQDDAEQMQREQAIQVIPRTIRSGQEVFHEKSLLILGDVNSGGQVTSHGNIYVMGHLRGIAHAGYGGRRDTMITASIMEPAQLRIASVIAQEMKQQGNQEMLFAYLEGEEIHFDHLHKLHHAMELHSLSISDLK; this is encoded by the coding sequence ATGAAGCAGACAATTCATCATGTGGTCATAAAAGGTACTCGGGATGGCCTCGTCTTTTTCTTAGACGATCAGTGTGGATATGCAGAATTAATTCAAGAATTAGAGATGAAATTGGATCTTGATCATCAGCAGTTTTTTCAGGGACCACTCACCCATGTGATCCTAGACGTAGGCTATCGTTATATTACACCTGAGCAGGAGTTGCAATTAGAGCAATTACTACACCAGCATGGCGCCTTATTTCTCCGTCAGATTCGGAGCAAAGTAGTTTGTCAGGACGATGCTGAACAGATGCAACGGGAGCAAGCGATCCAAGTGATTCCACGTACGATCCGCTCTGGTCAAGAGGTGTTTCATGAAAAGAGCCTTTTGATCCTTGGTGATGTGAATAGCGGAGGTCAGGTAACCAGCCATGGAAATATTTATGTGATGGGACATTTGCGTGGAATTGCCCATGCAGGGTATGGTGGCCGACGTGATACAATGATCACTGCTAGTATCATGGAGCCAGCGCAATTACGCATTGCTAGCGTCATTGCCCAGGAAATGAAACAGCAGGGTAATCAAGAGATGTTATTTGCCTATTTAGAAGGAGAAGAGATCCATTTTGACCATCTTCATAAATTACATCATGCAATGGAACTCCATTCCTTATCTATATCAGACTTGAAATAA
- a CDS encoding peptidoglycan D,D-transpeptidase FtsI family protein, with translation MTEEKKRESYIVRRINLLFFLVFILFALIILRLAVVQLVHGEDYEKLSIRNITRIISIPAPRGKILDRNGEVLVSNESQYSVVFNHIDQVDQDYDQIARDLAVYLVDNSIEVDHLDRLGMVRRIQYLYDGKQEALDAFMAEKAMMGDTELLQLAKSLQAERARQTLQERYGYGKNEKGSKPLPIKEDDLLFALEVERIKEAMNTGYKYVPHPIKTNIDKEELFVVSEHLDHLPGVDIIVEPIRKIKSDSGPLATHILGYTNSIQADMESYYLAKGYRRNQQIGVQGLEKSYEEQLRGVDGKTKVYVNKNYDTMGSEVISPPKPGNDLVLTFDWQFQDFVEKIVADTIEEFRTREKDPLIQLDQASVVILQPMTGEVLAMVNYPDYDLNLRYRSLTQEEYLKYIAGNEANIATSGRYPAGSTVKPLSVMMALQEKVVSMNEQIFDPGYLRVGDRDLKSWKRGGHGWVTGKDALKVSNNVYMYEMALRMANYPAQRYKWMDEFAVFDRYFQQFGLGDPTGIDLPNELGRLDSNNPQLGSLAYYLIGQYNSYTPLQLAQYVSTIANDGYRVQPHVVKEIREGTLDDHAPARILTTMEPKVLNRVDIDDQYIKYIQEGMLWVTSQEGGTAYHYFSDLPVQVAAKTGTAQTGVEGSDNSLIVGYAPYNKPEMAFAVVVPKGGSVSPVSSVIARRIVEAYFGIGEYGDQYRAYVKSLKDGGQQAGISQ, from the coding sequence TTGACGGAAGAGAAGAAGCGAGAGTCGTATATTGTTCGCAGAATCAATCTGCTGTTTTTTTTGGTATTTATCCTATTTGCGCTCATTATTTTACGACTTGCAGTTGTGCAATTGGTTCATGGTGAGGATTATGAGAAGCTTTCCATCAGAAATATTACAAGAATCATCTCCATACCTGCACCACGCGGGAAGATCTTAGATCGTAATGGTGAAGTTCTTGTTAGCAATGAATCGCAATACAGTGTAGTGTTTAACCATATTGACCAGGTAGATCAGGATTATGACCAGATCGCTCGGGATTTGGCAGTCTATCTTGTAGATAATAGCATCGAAGTAGATCACCTCGACCGTTTAGGCATGGTTCGGCGCATTCAATATCTCTATGATGGGAAGCAAGAAGCTCTTGATGCTTTTATGGCGGAAAAAGCGATGATGGGTGATACAGAACTCCTTCAATTGGCGAAAAGCTTGCAAGCAGAGCGTGCTCGTCAAACATTGCAGGAGCGCTATGGATATGGAAAGAATGAAAAAGGAAGCAAACCCTTGCCAATCAAGGAAGATGATCTGCTCTTTGCCCTTGAAGTAGAACGGATCAAAGAAGCGATGAATACAGGATACAAGTATGTTCCTCATCCGATTAAAACCAACATTGATAAAGAGGAGCTTTTCGTCGTTTCTGAGCATTTGGACCATCTTCCAGGTGTGGATATTATCGTTGAGCCCATCCGGAAGATTAAGAGTGATAGTGGTCCTTTAGCAACCCATATTCTCGGTTACACCAACTCCATCCAAGCGGATATGGAATCCTACTACCTCGCCAAGGGGTATCGTCGTAATCAACAGATTGGGGTTCAAGGCTTGGAGAAATCCTATGAGGAACAATTGCGTGGTGTAGATGGGAAAACGAAGGTCTATGTGAATAAAAATTATGACACCATGGGGAGTGAAGTAATCTCTCCACCAAAACCAGGGAATGATCTTGTTCTAACATTTGATTGGCAGTTTCAAGATTTTGTAGAGAAGATCGTAGCGGATACCATCGAGGAATTCCGTACCCGTGAGAAGGATCCACTCATTCAATTGGATCAGGCTTCTGTGGTGATCCTCCAACCGATGACTGGGGAAGTATTGGCCATGGTCAACTATCCAGACTATGATCTAAATCTCCGCTATCGTAGCCTGACACAGGAGGAGTACCTCAAGTATATCGCTGGTAATGAGGCCAATATCGCTACTTCAGGTAGGTATCCAGCAGGTTCAACGGTCAAACCTCTCTCGGTGATGATGGCGCTTCAAGAAAAGGTAGTAAGCATGAATGAACAAATCTTTGATCCGGGCTATTTACGAGTGGGTGATCGTGACCTGAAGAGTTGGAAACGTGGAGGACATGGCTGGGTTACGGGGAAGGATGCGCTAAAGGTTTCGAATAACGTGTATATGTATGAGATGGCTCTACGGATGGCCAACTATCCTGCTCAGCGCTATAAATGGATGGATGAATTCGCTGTATTCGATCGCTATTTTCAGCAGTTTGGCTTAGGTGATCCTACGGGCATCGATCTACCCAATGAGCTAGGACGCTTGGATTCCAATAATCCACAATTAGGTTCTCTTGCATACTATCTCATCGGCCAGTATAATTCTTACACACCATTACAGCTTGCCCAGTATGTATCTACCATTGCCAATGATGGGTATCGCGTTCAGCCTCATGTGGTAAAGGAGATTCGTGAAGGGACATTGGATGACCATGCACCAGCCCGAATTTTAACCACCATGGAACCGAAAGTACTAAATCGAGTAGATATTGATGACCAATATATTAAATATATTCAAGAAGGCATGCTTTGGGTAACCAGTCAGGAGGGGGGTACTGCCTACCACTATTTTTCCGATCTGCCCGTTCAGGTTGCTGCGAAAACAGGGACAGCACAAACTGGGGTAGAGGGCTCAGATAACTCCTTGATTGTGGGCTATGCGCCTTACAATAAGCCAGAGATGGCTTTTGCTGTTGTGGTACCAAAAGGAGGTTCGGTCTCTCCAGTTAGTAGCGTGATTGCAAGACGGATTGTGGAAGCTTACTTTGGTATAGGGGAATATGGTGACCAATATCGAGCTTATGTAAAGAGCTTAAAAGATGGTGGACAACAGGCAGGAATTTCTCAGTAA
- the mreD gene encoding rod shape-determining protein MreD, giving the protein MRWILSTVIFLLVMLEGTFFQLLSLPQLGTSIELIPRLTLAVILYISLYAGRHEGLLFGLFTGFLTDFVYGGTLGIFTLTFGLIGYLIGLFHRYFHHNIFLLGTAAIIVYLTHEHLLLLIVEILRFSPMEYGAYLRNVMLPSALFNSLFVMAVFIPMDRLMKQFLDDTERKERQRQS; this is encoded by the coding sequence ATGCGTTGGATTCTTTCTACCGTCATCTTTCTCCTTGTTATGTTAGAGGGGACCTTCTTTCAGCTTCTTTCCCTTCCGCAATTAGGCACGAGCATTGAGCTAATCCCTCGCCTTACATTGGCGGTCATTCTTTATATTTCTTTATATGCAGGTAGACATGAGGGTCTACTTTTTGGCCTATTTACTGGTTTTCTAACGGACTTTGTCTATGGTGGAACCCTGGGTATATTCACCTTAACTTTTGGCCTAATCGGATATCTGATCGGACTATTTCATCGCTATTTTCATCACAATATCTTCTTATTAGGGACTGCAGCGATCATTGTCTACCTCACACATGAGCATCTACTACTTTTGATAGTGGAAATATTACGCTTTTCTCCCATGGAATATGGTGCTTATCTGCGTAATGTGATGCTCCCTTCTGCTTTATTCAACAGTCTTTTTGTCATGGCAGTATTTATTCCCATGGATCGTTTGATGAAACAATTTCTAGATGATACAGAGAGAAAAGAAAGGCAAAGGCAATCATGA
- the mreC gene encoding rod shape-determining protein MreC translates to MHNFFNSKKLLILLTGIIFLFALIGFTSRDRDSLTWPERFFKDSIALVEGLFNKPAHGLASFFDNWSSMQNLREENQLLKANLDQYAQTAARLQLMERRVDELEKLLKLKDSLTQYDLIQAEVVYRNPDRWSDHLTINKGSVDGIENNMAVITDQGLIGRVDRVSKFSATVQLLTNIDLGNHISAIAQGKEDEVFGLLEGYEYASGQLIMRKIPLGASIVKGDTIITSGLGGVFPAGLFIGTVTEVMKGDNGLTQEAKVEPAADFYRIDYVAVVKRDQVVDPATALTPDPAPTSEEQNGRKQ, encoded by the coding sequence GTGCATAATTTTTTTAATAGTAAAAAACTGCTCATTTTATTAACGGGGATCATCTTTCTCTTTGCCTTGATCGGTTTTACTTCTCGCGATCGGGATAGTTTGACATGGCCTGAAAGGTTCTTTAAGGATTCCATCGCGTTGGTGGAAGGTTTGTTTAATAAGCCTGCCCATGGGCTTGCTAGTTTTTTTGACAATTGGAGTAGTATGCAAAATTTACGAGAAGAGAATCAACTCTTAAAGGCCAATTTAGATCAATATGCACAGACAGCTGCCCGACTCCAATTGATGGAGCGTCGTGTCGATGAGTTGGAGAAACTCTTAAAACTTAAAGATTCACTCACACAATATGATCTGATTCAAGCTGAAGTGGTTTATCGCAATCCAGATCGTTGGAGTGATCATCTTACGATTAACAAGGGAAGCGTTGATGGTATTGAAAATAATATGGCTGTGATCACCGATCAGGGCTTGATTGGTCGTGTCGATCGAGTCTCTAAATTCTCGGCGACAGTACAATTACTGACCAATATCGATCTAGGTAACCATATTAGCGCAATCGCTCAGGGCAAAGAGGATGAGGTTTTCGGACTCCTTGAAGGATATGAATATGCATCAGGTCAGTTAATCATGCGTAAGATTCCTCTCGGTGCTTCCATTGTAAAGGGAGATACTATCATTACCTCAGGCTTAGGTGGTGTCTTTCCAGCTGGACTCTTTATTGGAACTGTGACAGAAGTAATGAAGGGGGATAATGGCTTAACGCAGGAAGCAAAGGTGGAGCCAGCCGCTGATTTTTACCGAATTGACTATGTGGCGGTGGTGAAGCGGGATCAAGTGGTGGATCCAGCAACAGCACTCACGCCTGATCCAGCCCCAACTTCAGAAGAGCAGAATGGGAGGAAGCAATGA